From Triticum aestivum cultivar Chinese Spring chromosome 4A, IWGSC CS RefSeq v2.1, whole genome shotgun sequence, a single genomic window includes:
- the LOC123084975 gene encoding uncharacterized protein isoform X1, which translates to MVACACQPERMSGGSMAMGARSKHHPKSLALRCYCYAASHRSLTLLVWCLAALLVLLNFHLLVTHGKDDQGGRPREIHRAILRELEVVEEERFQVTPARSRRNPRAVRRKGEHTKPLSVVDEFLDESSAVHDMFFPEPRTAIDPVHGGNDSMYFYHPGRVWLDTDGKPIQAHGGGVLYDERTETYFWYGENKDGKTYKAHSKGADRVDIVGVSCYSSKDLWAWKNEGVVLRGEKKNVTHDLHVSNVLERPKVIYNDRTGKYVMWMHIDDANYTKASVGVAVSDSPTGPFSYLYSKRPHGCESRDMTIFKDDNGKAYLIYSSEDNSELHIGQLTDDYLDLTDDMRRFLIAQHREAPALFKFDGTYYMITSGCTGWAPNTALAHAATSVMGPWETLGSPCVGGNEIFRSTTFFSQSTFVLPLPGLRGSFIFMADRWNPSELRDSRYVWLPLTVGGVPDEAADYSFMFPLWSRVSIYWHRRWRLPEGWTDS; encoded by the exons ATGGTGGCTTG CGCGTGCCAGCCGGAGCGGATGAGCGGCGGCAGCATGGCCATGGGCGCGAGGAGCAAGCACCATCCCAAATCTCTGGCCCTGCGCTGCTACTGCTACGCGGCGAGCCACCGCTCCCTGACCCTGCTGGTGTGGTGCCTGGCGGCGCTGCTGGTCCTTCTGAACTTCCACCTGCTCGTCACCCACGGCAAGGATGACCAGGGCGGCAGGCCCCGCGAGATCCACCGGGCGATCCTCAGGGagctggaggtggtggaggaggagagGTTCCAGGTGACGCCCGCCCGGAGCCGGAGGAACCCGCGGGCCGTGCGGCGCAAGGGGGAGCACACCAAGCCGCTGTCCGTGGTGGATGAGTTCCTGGACGAGTCCTCGGCCGTGCACGACATGTTCTTCCCGGAGCCGAGGACGGCCATCGATCCTGTCCACGGCGGCAACGACAGCATGTACTTCTACCACCCCGGGAGGGTGTGGCTTGACACCGACGGCAAGCCGATCCAGGCTCACGGAGGCGGCGTGCTGTACGATGAGAGGACCGAGACCTACTTCTGGTACGGGGAGAACAAGGATGGCAAGACTTACAAGGCTCACAGCAAGGGTGCTGATCGA GTTGACATTGTTGGAGTGAGTTGCTATTCTTCGAAGGACCTGTGGGCATGGAAAAATGAAGGGGTTGTGCTCCGCGGCGAGAAAAAGAACGTGACACATGACCTCCACGTATCCAACGTCCTGGAGAGGCCGAAGGTGATCTACAACGACCGGACCGGCAAGTACGTGATGTGGATGCACATAGATGACGCTAACTACACCAAGGCGTCGGTCGGCGTGGCGGTCAGCGACTCCCCCACAGGCCCGTTCTCCTACCTCTACAGCAAGCGGCCGCACGGCTGCGAGAGCAGAGACATGACCATTTTCAAGGATGACAACGGGAAGGCCTACCTGATATACTCATCCGAGGACAACAGCGAGCTCCACATCGGCCAGCTGACCGACGACTACCTCGACCTGACCGACGACATGAGGAGGTTTCTCATCGCGCAGCACCGGGAAGCGCCGGCGCTCTTCAAGTTTGACGGCACCTACTACATGATAACCTCAGGGTGCACGGGGTGGGCGCCCAACACGGCGCTGGCTCACGCCGCGACGTCGGTCATGGGGCCCTGGGAGACGCTGGGGAGCCCCTGCGTGGGAGGGAACGAAATATTCCGGTCGACGACCTTCTTCTCCCAGAGCACATTCGTGCTGCCACTCCCAGGCCTGAGAGGCTCCTTCATCTTCATGGCCGACCGGTGGAACCCTTCGGAGCTGCGGGACTCGCGCTACGTGTGGCTGCCGCTGACGGTGGGCGGGGTGCCGGATGAGGCCGCGGACTACAGCTTCATGTTCCCGCTCTGGTCCCGGGTGTCGATTTACTGGCACCGGCGGTGGCGGCTCCCCGAGGGGTGGACAGATTCTTGA
- the LOC123084975 gene encoding uncharacterized protein isoform X2 — translation MSGGSMAMGARSKHHPKSLALRCYCYAASHRSLTLLVWCLAALLVLLNFHLLVTHGKDDQGGRPREIHRAILRELEVVEEERFQVTPARSRRNPRAVRRKGEHTKPLSVVDEFLDESSAVHDMFFPEPRTAIDPVHGGNDSMYFYHPGRVWLDTDGKPIQAHGGGVLYDERTETYFWYGENKDGKTYKAHSKGADRVDIVGVSCYSSKDLWAWKNEGVVLRGEKKNVTHDLHVSNVLERPKVIYNDRTGKYVMWMHIDDANYTKASVGVAVSDSPTGPFSYLYSKRPHGCESRDMTIFKDDNGKAYLIYSSEDNSELHIGQLTDDYLDLTDDMRRFLIAQHREAPALFKFDGTYYMITSGCTGWAPNTALAHAATSVMGPWETLGSPCVGGNEIFRSTTFFSQSTFVLPLPGLRGSFIFMADRWNPSELRDSRYVWLPLTVGGVPDEAADYSFMFPLWSRVSIYWHRRWRLPEGWTDS, via the exons ATGAGCGGCGGCAGCATGGCCATGGGCGCGAGGAGCAAGCACCATCCCAAATCTCTGGCCCTGCGCTGCTACTGCTACGCGGCGAGCCACCGCTCCCTGACCCTGCTGGTGTGGTGCCTGGCGGCGCTGCTGGTCCTTCTGAACTTCCACCTGCTCGTCACCCACGGCAAGGATGACCAGGGCGGCAGGCCCCGCGAGATCCACCGGGCGATCCTCAGGGagctggaggtggtggaggaggagagGTTCCAGGTGACGCCCGCCCGGAGCCGGAGGAACCCGCGGGCCGTGCGGCGCAAGGGGGAGCACACCAAGCCGCTGTCCGTGGTGGATGAGTTCCTGGACGAGTCCTCGGCCGTGCACGACATGTTCTTCCCGGAGCCGAGGACGGCCATCGATCCTGTCCACGGCGGCAACGACAGCATGTACTTCTACCACCCCGGGAGGGTGTGGCTTGACACCGACGGCAAGCCGATCCAGGCTCACGGAGGCGGCGTGCTGTACGATGAGAGGACCGAGACCTACTTCTGGTACGGGGAGAACAAGGATGGCAAGACTTACAAGGCTCACAGCAAGGGTGCTGATCGA GTTGACATTGTTGGAGTGAGTTGCTATTCTTCGAAGGACCTGTGGGCATGGAAAAATGAAGGGGTTGTGCTCCGCGGCGAGAAAAAGAACGTGACACATGACCTCCACGTATCCAACGTCCTGGAGAGGCCGAAGGTGATCTACAACGACCGGACCGGCAAGTACGTGATGTGGATGCACATAGATGACGCTAACTACACCAAGGCGTCGGTCGGCGTGGCGGTCAGCGACTCCCCCACAGGCCCGTTCTCCTACCTCTACAGCAAGCGGCCGCACGGCTGCGAGAGCAGAGACATGACCATTTTCAAGGATGACAACGGGAAGGCCTACCTGATATACTCATCCGAGGACAACAGCGAGCTCCACATCGGCCAGCTGACCGACGACTACCTCGACCTGACCGACGACATGAGGAGGTTTCTCATCGCGCAGCACCGGGAAGCGCCGGCGCTCTTCAAGTTTGACGGCACCTACTACATGATAACCTCAGGGTGCACGGGGTGGGCGCCCAACACGGCGCTGGCTCACGCCGCGACGTCGGTCATGGGGCCCTGGGAGACGCTGGGGAGCCCCTGCGTGGGAGGGAACGAAATATTCCGGTCGACGACCTTCTTCTCCCAGAGCACATTCGTGCTGCCACTCCCAGGCCTGAGAGGCTCCTTCATCTTCATGGCCGACCGGTGGAACCCTTCGGAGCTGCGGGACTCGCGCTACGTGTGGCTGCCGCTGACGGTGGGCGGGGTGCCGGATGAGGCCGCGGACTACAGCTTCATGTTCCCGCTCTGGTCCCGGGTGTCGATTTACTGGCACCGGCGGTGGCGGCTCCCCGAGGGGTGGACAGATTCTTGA